The Arachis ipaensis cultivar K30076 chromosome B03, Araip1.1, whole genome shotgun sequence region TGTAAATCACTCACTGAAAATGTTTGTAGTTGCGAATTTTTTGGATTATCCGCTCCCGCTTCTCTATCTGCCATGGATGTCGTGGAAAGAAGGGGAAAAAGTTCACAATTTTCATTTAGCAATATTTGCAGCTCCTCCAAACTCACCGCACCATGATAAAATTTGTTCTGAGCTGCAAATCTCTTGGTGAAAAATAAAGGTTTTACTATGCAagccaaaaaaaagagaaatgtgtCTACTCCATTAGTGAAAAAATCACACCTTTACAAAGACTAAAGGTGGAGCTATATAtagccaaaaaaataaaaaaaaaaaaagaaaagacataATACTAATTACCTCTTTCATATTCTATACAGCTGTTACCTACTAATGTCATACAATACCCACTAAGCAGGGAGTACTAGTAGTACTCATACATTAATAAATTTGGAGTaaactaaaattgaaaacaaTCTATCCATACAAGACAAAAATTatcatttgtatccataaaaaatatatttttgtaggTAAAattcaaaccctaaaaaattaaataaaattttcaaattatcctTCTCCCCACCACTACTACCATTATCTCTCATcctccctctctccctctctctcaatGTTCTTAGTACCACCGCTTTGCCCTCCTCCTCAACCGTCATCCTAACCCCTTCGCCACACTCCCTCATCGGTGTCAGACGCGACTCAACAGCACCAGCACCACCATCACCAGCATAATCATCTAATGCAAGCTCAGCCTCTGTCTATGCCGAAAAGAAACTCTAGATCTAAGGATGTTGCGAGCATTATGAGTGATTCGTTGGGATCTAAGGATGCCGTGGAGCGTCACGGTGGTCGATACCGGTAAGTTGCTCCTTAGGAAGACGACTCCCCCGCTGCCAAGAAGCCCAAATCGGAGAAATTTCCTCTCAATAGCTGTGAATTTTTCGCCGCCGTTACCATATTCTTTGTCTTCGCCACCGGCCTTTTCTGCATCTACCTCACCATGCCCGCCTCCAAGTTCGGCCGCATCAAGTTCTCACGCACCCTCTTCGATCTTCGCCTCCTTAAGTAAATAAAGATCTCTCTTTTCATTATTATGTTATCATCTTCATAGATTTATTTGAATCAAATTAACATTAGATAAACGTAGCATCAGATTAGTTAGAATATTAGTGATTTAGACAGGTGGGAGAAaactttttttgttaaaataaaaattttggaatttatCGTGTTGTTTTGAGTGTAAAAGTGTGTTTGAATCTTTTTGTGTTGCTGAATTGTGTTGCTGAATTTGATGGATGAAACAATAGAGGAGGAGGCGATAGTGTTGGAGTTTCGGAAGGTGAGGGAAAAGTGGAGCTTGCGGTTGAGATTGGGGTCGAAGAGGTGGAGGGAAGAGGAAGGGTGGCGATGAAGGTGATGGTGATGGTAATGGAGACAGTGATGGTGGTAGTTAGGGAGGAGAGTGGTGGTAGAATTTGGAATTGGAGTCGCTAAGAacatttagagagagagagagaagagagagattatGATAATAGTGATGGAGagaagaataatttaaaaattttatttaattttttaaaatttagataattttgcctataaaaatctatttttttataggtacaaatgataatttctattttttataaATAGATGTGTCGGCGTTTTCAATTTTCGTAAATACAAACAGTAGTTTACTCATTAATTTGACATGTCcagcattttatttttaaaacctTAATGTATCATTTTTCTTGCAGAATGTAACTGGTATAGAAAAGCTATATGTTAATTATTGTATCTTTCGAACTATTATTCTGCAATCTGAATTGTGAATATCATCTTTTGAATATAATGTTCTTTCATACTCCATGAAGTAAATTTTATTTTGCTCCATAGAATATTCTCATTCATTCATTTCAAATAAATGAAATTGATGgggaaaaaataattttacatccTGGAGTAAATAAAAATTTAAGAATTTTTCAAACTTTATTGAATATTCACTATTCAATACTACATATGTAAGAAAAACATTATATTTGATATCAAAAACCATTGCGATATTAACTTACACGTGCATCTTTCAAGAAATTCACTGTAGGTATACTGTAGACGTTTTTTACAAAGGAGTAAACAGATAAATCTGTTTTATATGTATAAAAATAAATACCATGTTTTCTTAAAGCAATTGCAATGAAGTATTGTTTAGAATTTTAAATATGACATTACATCAAGTAAAATGGTTCCAAATTTCACTTCTCAATGAAATCGTTCTCATTTTTAGAGACAGTTTTATTTTTATAGATAATCaattaaattttgttatcttgtacaaatttaataaattaaaataatttctatAACATATGATCTTNNNNNNNNNNNNNNNNNNNNNNNTTAAAATATTAGCCTATtactctatttttattatattatagacCAAACACTTTATGATACAGAACGAaactcaaaataagataaaaaattaaagaaaaggacTTCTCTACTTCAATTTGATTTTTTGATACACTTTATTTTTTCTGTTCACATCCAAATTTCTTaaagaaactcaaagaaattttatttataaaaatttattcagAAAAAGTAATAAAGAGTCTTTAAATAGGCCCTAACATATTAGTTTAAAAATagactaaatttttttaaatatttaatttgaatttaaattttctaaagataacttaatttaattaaatttgatctttattagattagatttgatttgatttaaatttaaactttCAAAAAATACTATTAAGCAAATTAGAACTAAATCAAATCTTCTAACAAACCCtaacaacaaaacaaactaaCATAGACTAAAAAGTTCTCTGAACACATATCATTCTCCccctctacaaaaaaaaaatcgtCTTCGAATCTTGTTTAATCACTTTTGAAAAACAGCCTAGCAACTGAGTCTACTGTGCATGCCTTTTGTTCAAGATCGCTTGAActatcaaattcaaaacaaactGCACTTTGTCATATTTTGAATATTTGAGACATGTTTCATATTACCGCTCACTATAAAATGAAATTAGTTGTCCTTCACTCCTTCTATCCATATTAATTCCTTCAAAATTCACCAATAGATCGGCAAAACTTTTAAAATTGGACATGTAAACACTAGGCAATGCATGGTTAGATATATGAAAAACTGGACTatgtttgtttacagagacaggacaTTGAGACAGGGACACTGAGACACAAAATCGTATTTGACAGAGGAAAtatggacagagacaatgtgtccagagacactgaattagtgtattttgtatccATCCTAAcaggacacggagacactaacaggggacacaacttattttttattttttctttcattattcttgttaatttttcataattatatttttattattatatttttcatctcaaaatttttgaatgaaaaaaaatgagaataaattaaattttcataatttgttctagtttatcaccaaatatAATACAagaattttgtgtctctgtccatcagtgtcttgtcctgttctcagtgtcttgtcctaTCCTATTCTTAGAAACAAACGCAGTTCTGAAGACTTTTTGGATATCATAGACACTAATGCACTCTTGTCTAAACTATAACTTTCAAAATTTCTCTACAAGTATGTTTATTTctctcagttttttttttttttctcaatccTCTCTTTCACTCAAACATTGATTCTTATGCCGAGACGTCCGCTTGGGTCACCAATCTTGGCAAGGTTAACAACCCCACTATGGTGAAAGTAGCCATGAATCTACCTTGGTTGGCTAAGTCAAGGATGCACCTCTTCCTCTCAAAGAGCCTAGAGAAAAATAAGCACACAGCTTATTTCATATTCAAATAAACTTCAACTCTATTTCATAAATAAAAGGTACATGAGTTATTTATACTAGTAGGAGAAGAAAAAGCCTTCATAACTTGGACGATGTGGGACTAATACATAACACAAAATTCACTATCTTAAACAATATGGGACTTGTATTCCCTTATtacaattaactaatataattaaccTACTAACTCTATTTGCTCCTGCGTCAGATTCTTTTCACTCAAACACTCATTCTTTTTTTCAGTTTCTTCTTCtctcattcttttcttttctctcttattttttaaattgctCATATTCTAAAGACCTCTTTTAGAATTGTTGCACATTTTGTTCCTCTAAGTACTTATCTACATCTACAGTATACTCAACAAATTCTTTTATTACTGGATGTGAAGTAAAATTAAAGATAGGATTGGTTGTGAAGTAGAATTAAAGATAGGATAAGAAGTCTGCTGATATCAATCTATAATATTTTTCTTGAAATCTACAATAGTAAATTTTGTCGTATCCTCAAACTTTGCTCCTTTAGAACCCTGTGTAGAATTAGAGTCTGAAGAGTGTCAAGTTGCCATAAATTATTGTTGCGTCTCCACCTTAATTGTCAAATGGACTAAATCCTCCGTTGTTACATAATGGTAAAGTTCGACTTTATCTGTATCTATAATTTCTTTGTTTaatccaataaaaaaaattttcataagAACTTTAGGACCCTTTTCAACGTTAGCCTTGCACATCAAATATAATAACTACTTGTGGTACTCCTTTACTGATCTTGAACCTTGTTTTAACTGACGAAACTTTTCAAAAAACTCGTGGTATGATGATAGCACACACCAATTTTTCATGATGTATGATGATGGCACTCGGATTAGGTCACTCGTGTTTGCATTCATAATTAGTTTTTACCCTCAATTAACTCTCCGCGGTTGCTTTTTACTACTCTTGAAAATCATTTTACTGttgcactcttttttttttggggtTTGACATTGTTGTTCTTATTTTACCttgctttttttttatgttttttttttgtatactaaatgttaggatttggttgaattagtctcacattgcttaggatagcaaatggagtgggtggcctaggctataaatatgaggttAAGTTCatattttttgcaccagtcagaaacacttaaagcttgtatctgacttttcttttcctctatactctttgattagagagtgttgtgaggtgtagttaaatatttgctttgagagtgtgggtgtactggggtaccggtgttagagagaaagaagtctatgtgttgtaacaattttcacatagtgatattctctggttgtcatttgacaacggctgTGGTTTTTTTCTCCAATAATTGGgattttccacgttaaattcttgtgttgtgattgtgtctattttatttctctgtgaaaggtattttctcaagggggaatggtgtattattcccaacatgtggtatcagagtttcggttcggtgggatttattcttagtatgctctgtggttgcagcctagtctgaccttccacatcagaaaagaattttgtcctgtggcttgaggttgatctttggttgttgttgttgttgctggaaggcagtgtgacactgtgagagtgcagtttggaaaggttctggctaaggaaagacttggtatttaagtgtgtccattgtgacccacctctctttcctagagacccttcctagtgcacggtctatagttgagttatactattccagtatacggttgcaacaatgtcaggatattcaagtgctgtgaagcttgaaatagagaaatttgatggaagaatcagttttggcttgtggcaaatacaagtcaaggatgtgttgatacaatcaagtttgcacaaggcgttgaagataagaagtatcctcatggtattgccgcactgccatggataaggataaGTTGTGGCAATCGGGTCCACAATCGCACACGGACATTGGTTGGTATTGAGATGCAAGGTGTATGGCGGAGTTATGTCGATAgctgaagaacttccaggaaaagccaatttggaagttgcaccatgaattttcagcaaggtttCGATCTGTACCAAGGCGAAATATTTGGAGTGAtctaattccaagtgagtatactttcatggtggagtatgatagttctctgaactatgattgtcggtatagacaatggcagcaaagaattgtcggtgttgactatggaagctgaagatgtgtgactatttcaatcaaggtggagattgttaggatttggttgaattagtcacacattgcttaggatagcaaatagagtgggtggcctaggctataaatatgaggctaagttctccatattttttgtaccagtcggaaacacttaaagcttgtatctgacttttcttttcctctatactctttgattagagagtgttgtgatgtgtagttaaatatttgctttgagagtgtgggtgtactggggtgccggtgttagagagaaagaagtctatgtgttgtaataattttcacatagtgatattctctggttgtcatttgacaacggccgtggtttttttctccagtaattggggttttccacgttaaattcttgtgttatgattgtgtctattttatttctttataaaAGGTATTTTCTCAAAGAAAAATGATATAATATTCCCAACACTAAATTGCTTCAAAAGAAAATCACGAGACGGTAATGAACAATAAAcaataaaaagaaggaaaaaatcaAGGGAATCTAATTTTCTAATACCTAAAATTTGATACCAAATAATAtgggatttggattctctaaagtttaaattttactttaaaaaataaagtgtgatttttcaccatttattttataagtgagaccaaaaataaatatgagagagaaaccattCAAAGGTAGAAGATTATATTTACCctctaaagtacaaatttaaaatttagagatcCAAATTCAAATAATATAGAACAGATCTAGTATAAGatagaaaatcaaagaaaaaaactCCTTtatctcaatttaattttttgaagTAACAGTTAAAGGACTCATCTACTTCTTCTATTCACACctaagttttttaaaaaaattcaaaaaatttcattCATCAAAATTTGATTCAAAAAGAGTAACAATAAGTCTTTAAATAAGCCCCtaacaaataaatttaaaaataggaCAGTGCTACGGTGCGGAAGAAATTTTTTTTCAGCAAATACTGAAAAGACGTGGTGAAAAATGAGTTTTACGCGTGTTAAGTTAGGTATACTGTGCCAGGCAAGTTCTGCAGAGATATCACAGAAATTGTCCGGTGCATGGAAATCATTAATATTAAATTTGTTGAAAAATTAATGTTGTGATTAATTGTTGGACTTTTTTAAAATTGACCAATAAATTTAATTCTATATTTTTACACTAATAAATATTAGGCTTATTTTTCATTGCTTTtatgtttttataaaattttttaaaatataaataaaaatatttttataaaatcaaattaatttacGAATTCTAAATCCTTAAAATTCTAAATTCTCAAAAatatatactaaatatttgtcaattttaaattaatattcactaattttaaatttataaactaattaaaaaaaaactaaatatacCTCATTAAATCTTAACATTAAACTAAAAATCCTACACCCTTAAACCCTCAAATTAAACCCTAAAATCTTAATAAtttaaccataaaccctcaaatttAAACCGTAAATTCTAATGGACCTAATTACTAAATTCTACACAATTAACATTCACAACCTAAATCGTATACCCTATATTGTAAATCCTAAAATCTAAAGCATACTATGTAAATTCTAGCATAtcgatttttctttttcttttgctacaAAAAAATAACTCATTTATTCAATTAAAGGCTTTTAGGTTATTACTCTTTTATTCTAAATTTGATAAGTTGAACTCGTAAGTctgaaattgagctcataaattaaatgaatcGAACTTGaacttaaagaaaaaaaataaatccaGGAAGAAATAACCTAGAAGGGTGTGAAattataaaaattgaaataaacaaAGCTAGTAGAATGAATTTCATAATTTGAAATTaataaaaacttgaaaaaaaataatttgaaattttttaatttaaaactatTAGTAATTAACGTTgcataatatattttaaaataaatcattctaattaaacaagttaaacaaaggCACTACTAATGTTTAAGGGTTTTTTTattcaatattattttttattttggattgaGTGTTTAGAGTTTGTAATTTGAGATTATAGTTTAGGATTAGGTTAGAGTTGGGGTATTTTAGATTTGGGATTTGGGTTTAGAGTATGTTCTTGAGAGTTTAGTATTTAGAAGTTAGGATTTAGGGGTTAAGGGTGTAAAATTTTTAGTTTAGTGTTTAAGATTTAGTGAGgtatatttagtttttttttttaattagtttataaatttaaaattaatgaatattaatttaaaattgacaaatatttagtatatatTCTTGAGAATTTATATTACTATTATATTATCATTGTATTATACTATAAAATTTATTACAATACAATTCTGTTTTAACTTTTTAAGTTATATTGGTTGATTATGTTATAACTATAAAATACAAAATTTCTCCAGTATCATTTTAATTATCTAAAAGATTTTGTGCAAAAAATTTATACCGTTCATTTTTCGTACATTGTGGGACTCTAAATCTAGTTCATAAAATTTGCAAACATGCCTCTAAAAGATGCAAGTGCCCATCTAATCTAACACTACGCTCTATACTATCCTCTTGGCTCCGGAGATTTTAGCGCTTCCGTAGATACCAAACTAAATGCACCACCAAatgcaatttttgtttttttatgacATCCTCGTGAAAGTGTTCTTCAAACTAAAAGGAACTAATCGTGATTATAATCATATTCTAGGAAGCTGTTATAATATGGCAAGCCATCGTCGTTGAAGTGGAGGAGCGAAAAACATTCATCACAAAAGTAACAAGGGTTTTGTGGTGTCCATTTGTCATCGGCTGTTACCTTTGTAGCTCTGAATATTTTGCAAGCACTGCATTTCTTAAAAACCGTTTTCAGTTGAAAGGTGACTATTGGATAAACCGTCCGATTATGCACATCATCGGTATGAAATAACCTCATATCTCGAATCACTAAGGTATGCGTGCAATCACCCTgcagatatgaaaaagataaatgTCAGGGAGGCCAACatctttttattaatatttgcCAACACCTTATTTTTAACTAGGGTTTAAAGTTTATGATTTAGAATTTAGTACTTAGGATTTTAGTGTTGGCcaaaaatgataaattttgttAGTCACGTAGCATTGCTCGTACAAAAAAGAAAGCAACTGTGTCGTGATTTCTTCTAATATAttttgagcaaaaattagatgcACATCTAACATTCTATGCATAAGAAAAATCATGGTATTCAAGTATCTGTAGTTAGCCCTTTTACCCTCTGATGTAAAATTGCAAAAGCTAAGCTACACTTCCCTTTGATTTACCATACGTGTCTATGGGAAGAGGGTAATAACCAAACATTAATTCCGAGAACTAAAACGAAATTACCTGGTGACAATAGAGGTATCCAGCACCAAGTCGAAATAGTAAGTCACAAAAACGTATCTTTTGCATCTCAATCGATGCAAAGCGAGGCAAGTTTGATGCAGATACTTCACCCATAATTGCTTTATGTTTCTGGTGTAGTCTGCCACTTATAATATATTCCCATTTTTTTTGCACCTCCTCCTTTGAGTTTCGGAGCCAATCCAGTATAGGTTTGGCATAATTAATAGCAGATGGGTCTCTCAAATCAGTGTAAAATACATCCTACAAAAAAGTGACCTTTTTGTCATGTACAAGGAATAAAAAATCACCTTAATACCAGTGTAAAAGAGATGCTTACTTCAATGAGAAAATATCCAGAAGGATCATACTGCCCAGCTTTTTGCATCACCTGGTCCATTGAGCAATGGATCTTGTCCCTTAAATCAGTTAAAGGCTGCTTTCCAAGAACTAACAACTCTTGGGTCTa contains the following coding sequences:
- the LOC107629840 gene encoding snRNA-activating protein complex subunit isoform X2 codes for the protein MPPESLMMMVDDLKIFTEDELMDMSLKEVFEGMENNENRPPPSDQSKVGGDEKRSRKKRKGTNTPILESGCIEKVEQVVRIKQRQEEDKESARLHSFNPACKIIETLKPGRNERMRSLRSTNYTKKVSAADLQQHIPVTFPEVLLSVEVYHNVRQCVKTQELLVLGKQPLTDLRDKIHCSMDQVMQKAGQYDPSGYFLIEDVFYTDLRDPSAINYAKPILDWLRNSKEEVQKKWEYIISGRLHQKHKAIMGEVSASNLPRFASIEMQKIRFCDLLFRLGAGYLYCHQGDCTHTLVIRDMRLFHTDDVHNRTVYPIVTFQLKTVFKKCSACKIFRATKVTADDKWTPQNPCYFCDECFSLLHFNDDGLPYYNSFLEYDYNHD
- the LOC107629840 gene encoding snRNA-activating protein complex subunit isoform X1, whose amino-acid sequence is MDFIESSVPEALDCDLSIPRGGPIYVPNMVSPSTRVPQFENSIISELQNLEAELSQDATRISDDDVSVDDLKIFTEDELMDMSLKEVFEGMENNENRPPPSDQSKVGGDEKRSRKKRKGTNTPILESGCIEKVEQVVRIKQRQEEDKESARLHSFNPACKIIETLKPGRNERMRSLRSTNYTKKVSAADLQQHIPVTFPEVLLSVEVYHNVRQCVKTQELLVLGKQPLTDLRDKIHCSMDQVMQKAGQYDPSGYFLIEDVFYTDLRDPSAINYAKPILDWLRNSKEEVQKKWEYIISGRLHQKHKAIMGEVSASNLPRFASIEMQKIRFCDLLFRLGAGYLYCHQGDCTHTLVIRDMRLFHTDDVHNRTVYPIVTFQLKTVFKKCSACKIFRATKVTADDKWTPQNPCYFCDECFSLLHFNDDGLPYYNSFLEYDYNHD
- the LOC107629840 gene encoding snRNA-activating protein complex subunit isoform X4 produces the protein MDMSLKEVFEGMENNENRPPPSDQSKVGGDEKRSRKKRKGTNTPILESGCIEKVEQVVRIKQRQEEDKESARLHSFNPACKIIETLKPGRNERMRSLRSTNYTKKVSAADLQQHIPVTFPEVLLSVEVYHNVRQCVKTQELLVLGKQPLTDLRDKIHCSMDQVMQKAGQYDPSGYFLIEDVFYTDLRDPSAINYAKPILDWLRNSKEEVQKKWEYIISGRLHQKHKAIMGEVSASNLPRFASIEMQKIRFCDLLFRLGAGYLYCHQGDCTHTLVIRDMRLFHTDDVHNRTVYPIVTFQLKTVFKKCSACKIFRATKVTADDKWTPQNPCYFCDECFSLLHFNDDGLPYYNSFLEYDYNHD
- the LOC107629840 gene encoding snRNA-activating protein complex subunit isoform X3, yielding MPPESLMMMSQDELMDMSLKEVFEGMENNENRPPPSDQSKVGGDEKRSRKKRKGTNTPILESGCIEKVEQVVRIKQRQEEDKESARLHSFNPACKIIETLKPGRNERMRSLRSTNYTKKVSAADLQQHIPVTFPEVLLSVEVYHNVRQCVKTQELLVLGKQPLTDLRDKIHCSMDQVMQKAGQYDPSGYFLIEDVFYTDLRDPSAINYAKPILDWLRNSKEEVQKKWEYIISGRLHQKHKAIMGEVSASNLPRFASIEMQKIRFCDLLFRLGAGYLYCHQGDCTHTLVIRDMRLFHTDDVHNRTVYPIVTFQLKTVFKKCSACKIFRATKVTADDKWTPQNPCYFCDECFSLLHFNDDGLPYYNSFLEYDYNHD